Within Cucumis melo cultivar AY chromosome 4, USDA_Cmelo_AY_1.0, whole genome shotgun sequence, the genomic segment ATACTGTAGCAAAGTACTTGAATCGACATGATGTTCAGAAAGCTCTCCATGCGAAGCTAATTGGATTTTCGACATGGAGGATCTGCAGATTTCGGAAGTGATTAATTTTTGTGATTGacgtttttttattttgaaatttgtatgTGAGATGTTGAGTTTCTGATTGTTGATTTTTTGTTCGGTTAGAGAATGGAAATATAATTTGAGGAACAGATTGGTGCCGACGATTGGTGTCGTTGGCGCGCTCGTGAAGTCTAAAATTCGAGTATTGGTCTACAGGTAAATGCCAAGTGTAACTCTATGTGGGTTCAACTTCAAACTTTAAACAAAGTAGGAAAACGAATTAATTGAGTTGTTACCATTGAAATGTGGCAGTGGAGATCAAGATTCGGCTTTACCATTTAGTGGGACTCGGACATTGGTGAATTCACTCGCTAACTCGATGAATCTTTGCCCAACTGTGCGCTACAGACCTTGGTTTTCTGACAAAAAGGTCACTTTCCTTTTCACTTTTACCCTAACAAATGCTCACCTAAAATTCttaactcttttttctttttcctcagaaattaattttggtttgaatttgatttgaatttcaaaaggttataattttatttatgaatattGAATATAGTTTTTATTTGGTCTTGCCTTTTAATATTTCCTCCTACTTTTGAGTTTTGCTAATACTCATCTTGGTCTTTGGCATTAACTTTTATTTTGGTGACTCattaaatgaaattttaaagtCAACAGTGTGAGAAAAGATAGTGATAATTAATTTTCGTACTCTTTAATCTTTTTGGAATTAATTCAGAGACATTAACAATAAAGATGAAAGTGTATGTTTAATGAAAATCAATGTTAAAATTGTAAACATAAGCTTAAGGTGCAACAAAACTAAATAAACTAAATACTTAAAAGTTAATAATTTGAAATGGGATGACCAAGTGCGAATTAAAATCGAAATTTAGggataaaattataatattttgaaatttaaagacCGAATGAAAACTACACTTAAAACTTAATGACCAAAATAGTAATTTTCATATTGGTTAAATAGTCACTCCTACTACTTAGAACATGTTTgaaagtaattttaaaataattaaaattacttttgttATTTTCAAAAGATGAAAATTGCATTAGGTAAAcgaaaactaaaattttaaattgattttgagTTATTAAAGATTTGAAATGATATTAAAATATGACAATAAACTACCATAGTATTTCtaagatttattgaaaatacaaaaatttgACATTTGTACTTCAAGAGAATATTGATCTAAAAAACAGAACCAACAAATTTAGTAGTGTGTATAAGAAATTCTTGTTcttcaaaatataaatttataaacaaaattgtGATTTTGTTTTGTTGGATTAGGTTGGAGGTTGGACTGAAGAATATGGTAAATATTTATCTTATGCAATTGTGAGAGGTGCATCTCAAAAAACAGCACAAACTCAGCCCAAGAGGTCTCTACTACTTTTCAAGTCATTTTTGGCTGGAAAACCACTGCCAGAAGCCTGATTAGAAACAGAAACAAACACACAAATTTTATGAAATAAgatgtaattttcttttcttttttgtgagTTTGAACACTTAAAGCTAATGAATGAAACAATTGCTTCGATGTAAATCTGTCCCATCACTTCGTGTTTGTATCAATCGTGGTTTTAAGAGTAAATTATAGAGGAAAGATGATACACGAATCGTTTATGGATTATACACGAGTCCCATTTTTTTTATCCATCTCATGACGATAACTTTGACCTTCTAATACGGCAATTGGTTCATACCAAACTTTTTGTCAAGCTACAATATCTTGTTTAGTTCCCTATATATATTAGAGAAACACGTTGATTTCTTAGtaacatcatttttttttcattacaCGATAAACTTCAACAATAAATAACATTAGGTTACTTGTAAACAAAAGTAACCTTTTTTTCATATACAAAATCATTACAAAATGACGaaacatattttaaatgtttaattttatgCCAATTTTCATACAAGTGATTgagaaaaattatattttaaaatagattGAAACACACTAAAAGTAATTTCAACATTTTTAACGCTTAGCCGTTCCTAAAATTGAACCTATTAGACtataaatctaaattttatGGAGAATCATTGGCTTTTAGAGGTGCCATAATTGGAGATGATGATAATGAACATGACAAGTTATATGGACCAATTTGAGTactcaaagaaaaagaaaatatgaaccgaattgaaatatatgaaaaaatgattttaacaaAGTCACTCTCAAAACCAATTAAAATTGCTCTTGAAGGGTCAAAAGTTATATAATATTTGGATAAAAGGCtgaagttattttttaaaatatgtactAGAATAACAGAATTTACTCAAAAGAGATGTTTTTTTTAAGGActttattaaacaaaaaaacGCAAGTTTTATTACaagtttattttcaaattaaccacaaaaatgaaaaatctcAAACCAATCAATATGAGGAACCTATactttaaaaaataatcaagcACGCAACACTGTTGGCAACGGTAAAATTTACTTCATGATCATTAATATTTCATTCAACACAaataaaaaagggaagaagatAAAAGCATCAGATGAGCCAAGAAGATTGAGTAACAATTTATTTTAAGATAAAAGTTCTCTACTGAATAAGAAAACAGGGGGTACAGATTACAAAACAGTGGCATTGATGTATTTTAACTTATAATTTCCATGGCCTCTCACTAAATTTATATTACAGACCAGTATCATCCTGTTATTGCTATCCAAAATAAGTGTAGTTGGCCACTCTCTCCATGCAGATTTTAAAGGGCAACAAGGTCTTCAAAGCTGAATCTAACATGTCAACTAAAAATCTTTCTAGGCAGTACGCTAACCAGCTTTCGAACATATGGGAGAAAATCTTTCCTAGCCACAGTAAAATTTTGAGGTAGTCGAGAATTCGTCGAGCTTCCAAATTTTTATAGCAATACACATTGGAAAAGCCTAAATGTAGCCATCTAATTTTGTGATCAGCACAGACGAACCTCAGCTGCAACATGCTCTTTAAAATTGTTGGCCGAAGAAGATATACTAAACCTTCTACAAAttaactaacaaaaaaaaataataatctaCTAATTTACATGATAATACAAATTCTGAAATGAACTCAGTTGGCAGGTAGAAATGTGCATGGCTGATGTAAACCATTGAAGCTATTTAGCCCTTTTAAGTGAAGGTTTGACCCAAGTAAATTCTACCTGGGAACTTACTGCCTAGGGACGGGGGGGTGGCGTCGACTGCTGGCCTTGCCCATAAAAGCCTATACCTGGTGGCCGATAAAATCCTGATGAAGTTGGCTGTGACTGCTGTGGCGGCTGCAGCTGTTGCGGAGGTGGCTGAGATGTCGGCCTACTCAATCCCATTGCAATATGTGGAGGCAAAGGAGGTGGAGGTGGTAGAGAATATGCTCCAAAATTATATGGTAATACCCCCATTAATCCACCAGACTGTGCATATTGATTCACTGGTGGAGTCGAGGATAGAGATGGTGGCACTGGAGGAGGTGGTGGCGCAAATGAAGCTTGACTCGGGTTTGCCTGGGATACAGGTTGCCCGTTTGCTGATTGTGCAAGTGGCATACTCGTCATTTGTTGTTGCATAGGTGCAACAAATGATGCGCCAACGCCATCTGAACTGCTAACATCAGAAATAGGCATGGGCTTCTCAAGTTTCTGTCGTTTTTCAGGAGAGAATAAGGAAGAGAACCCAGATGATTTTAGGCCACCGTTCATGGAAGCAGCTTCTTCTGCAACGAGTGATGAAAGAACAGAGGTAAGCATCTGTGCTGATGATGTTGAAGCAGCCAACTTTGCAGCAACAGCAGCGGCAGCAGCTCTCTTGTTTTCCTCTTCACTGGTTTTAGGACCAGGAAACGACCCCATAGCCTGGACAAGAGGGGGCTGAGAAGAGATTATGTTTTGTTGAACAGAAGATAACTTAGTATCCGTAACGTGGGTCATCTCTGTCAGTAGATCAATGGTAGTAGCTGAAGGACCAGGAGCCGTTGTCGAAGTAAACCTTTTGCGAACATTACTTGCTAGCTCAATTTGAGATCGAGCAACCTGCAGGTTCATAAACAGTAATTTCCGATCTACATAAGCAAACTGGAGTTGGGAAATACAGAACTCTACAACTAATTGTTTTGCATTCCAAgcatataaaatatatttaatatgaGATCTCCGTCCATGTGAATGGCAGAGAACCTATCTACATAAGCAAACTTAATTCTATTTGTTCGTTGTAACTTATGTTTATTACTATGTTTTTAATATACATCAGATAATAACTGTCCATCTCTATAAACAGTGCTCTCTCCTTTGCATTAAGTTCTTGACCACGATAATCTTTTACGGATGTTACCCTTTCCGATTAATAACACTACCTTTGCAAAAAGCCACCTCATTAGTTCTAATTCAGATGGTTCCAACTGAATTTAATCTAATAATGCATTTTCATTAGAAAATGCTCAGTTCAGAAATTTTCCTAATAAAATAgtgtctaaaaattttattagaCATGACCCAATTTCTTGTTCTAACAGCCAATTTCTTGATCTGTTCACATAAGAAAGAAAGATGCAGTACAATTTAATAATTACGACAGCCTAAAATAGGCTACCAATGACTGAGCATATTGATATAAAACGTTTCCCTGATTGCTGAGAGAAAAGAAACTGAGTGGATTTCCCAATTGATTGAACTCCTATTTGTTTGAACTGTAATGTTGACATTGAAACTCATTCATAACACATGAACGAGTAGATGTGATGTTAGTGGATACGAGGCAAACAATAGCTTCATCTCTTTATTCATCTAGATGCAAACAAAAGCATTGAAATTTAGCATACAAGCCAATCAAGCATAAGTTCCATACTTGAATTTACattaatgaaaaatatgaaTGATTTTCACCATATCTTTCTCCTTACTAACAATATCGATCAACCACTAATATCTAAATGAtgatacaaaaaaaatttaaggcTAAAAACTACGAGGGCCTTCATCCAAAGATTGGTAACTAGTTATCATGTCTTGAAGTGGATTCCAAAGATCAACAGGTTTTAAGTTTTCACTGTTATTTGTAATTTTCTAAAGTAATCAAATATCTTGTATCAAACTTATAAAAAACATCAAAATCAAATGTGCCCACATAGTTAGCACATCAAACAAGTTCATTCAGTCTGATTTTTCTCCTGTTTCTTGTTATAgtatattatttctttttacaTTTGTCAGACCAGCTTAAGTgcacctcgactaatctcacaAGACAACTCGACTaaccctacaacatttgggtATCAAGGAAACTGATAGAAAATTAACTCTTACATAGGTGGCCATGATGGATTGTACCCATAAACTATTAGTTAATACAGTATATTCTTGTGTCAACTTGCACAAGAATCAAGGGTGTCTGTGTCCACCTCCACCATGTGTCTACAATGAAAGAAGATTATAACTTTGATTTAAATGATTCTAGGTGTACCAAAGTTCAATGGTTTGACATTTCCAAATATCTTATATCATATTCAAACGTTTTAAGGTATGAAGGGCATGTCGACCCATTCAAAACTAATTTAAGCCAACAGGTGATCCCAAACCTAAACTCTTGTTAGATacttcaaaaaaagaaaatatacaaAGTGGTTAATCTTACCTGCAACTGATTGCGAACTAGTTCCAGCTTTGATTCCTGTGATTTTCCAAAGAGTAATCAACTACAATATAGAGGAGGCCTGCAATGGGTTTAAATTATTGGAGGAAATAAAAAAGGTGAGGAAAGTTACTTGGTCCTGAAGCGCTTCTACAAGAAGGGAAACCAAAGAAGCCCTAGTTGCCTCAACACCTTCAAGTTGCCTAATACATTCTTGAATTACAGTTTCCTGATCTTGAAGGTCGTCCAGCAATCCAGATCTTGGTTGAGTCCCTAGATTGGAAGGGAAGAACGGAGAGAATTGCTCTTATCATTTCAAGGAATAAGGTCTCACGATACATACACAATATTATAGCATAGGGAACTCTATATACCAAAACAAAATATGCCAGGGAATAGAATGATCACTGCATGAAAATCTATCGAGAGAAGAAATTAGGTGTTTACAAATAAGATGTGTGTGAGAAAAAAAATGTGGGTTTGAATGCAACAAAAATGGGAAGATGTCCCATTTACTTGACCAATGCTCCAGCTCCAACAGTCAAGTTGGATTAAAGATCTTAATCATTCCTTCTTAGCTTGCTCACTAAGGCTACAAAAGTAGAATCTTTGCAATCCTTCCATGAAAGTTCAGCCACCTGTTTATTTGATAGACTAGCTGGTAATGACTCCAATACAAAGCACTTCCTCCATAAGGTGCCTATCGATGTCTATCTTTATAGTCATGTCATAATGAATGGAGGTACATCACATTATCGTGATAAAGTATGATATGTAACCCTTTATACTTTACTACCCTCGaatattattttggttataGAGATACCGCATGCCACCCAAACTTCAGGTTCAGTCCTACTTATAAGAAAACTTGCAACTTGCTAACTAAGATATAAGATCATGCCAACACaatgaaaaaagaaacagaacTAGCCCACTTATCTACAAAACACTCAGTCAACacttcaattgatttttttttttacaaaaaagtACACAGTTTACTTGAAGCTAtgattatgaaaaataaataaataaataagaataaaaaaaaacaataataaatgcTTATGGAGTACTTGCACACAGTTACCATTTAGAACTCAAGGTCACAGTTGTACAACCTATAGAACAGATCCTGTTCAAGGCTATAGAAGAAAACCACTTTGGTGGCTTGGTTTCAAAATGGTATATTATCCAAGTTATGAATATAGTAATTATCATATCCTTATACCTTTCTACCATTAAATTGAGTTTAGTTCCTATTTGGTATTAGATTTCAGGATTTCTTTGAGAGACCAAAGCCAAGACCTTAACCATGAAGAAGGCACCTGAACGCATTACCTAATGATTTGGCATCCTCATGCATTCTACTATTTTATAGAATGAGATGACTATATTTCATAGTTTCTGAATAAATAATCATTCTTTTAATAATAGTATCTTTGTATAATAGTGTATTTTAAACTATAAGATGCATTGAAGACGCAATAGACGTCTAGAAAGTAAATGCTAAGCAAAAATATAAGTAAGGTTTTTCAAGAACAAACCAGAAAAATACCAAGAAAGACATGCATGCATAAGATAGTCTTATAAATAATGAGATaatgaaaacataaaagaaatgGAAGTTTTTAACGACATTGTTGAAATATAGTCTTTTCGAGAAACTAAAATTGTATAAGAaagattgtttaaaatataaacttataGGCACACCTTAGCGAGAATGCCAACCTAGGCATAGCTCTTAAATCGTACAAAAGTCGGACACCCTCAAGTTACCCAGTGCACCTAGGATGCATCTTAAAACACCGATATTAAGTACACAGATCTATGTATTGGTACAAATTCAGACCCGATATCTTATACTGCAAAGTCCAACATTACTGATCGCATTAcaaggaaaataataaaaaataaataagaaagaaCATCACACAAAGTTTCTCATAGCCAATGAACTAGGTCTGCCCATggatatgatttttttaaggtaaaaatataaataaataaattgaacttatcataaatatttttttagtagcACATCGTTTACAAACATAAATACTTGATTATCTAAAGTATATAAGGTCCCTTTCATAATAACATACTCGAATGGATATTGAAAGTTTGAGTTCTATCAGAAGTCTGTTGCATGACTATCACTTCATACAAAGACCACCCTTATAATGCAGAGCTTGGCTTACTTGACAACATCTTAAACTAAAATTGCATGAGATG encodes:
- the LOC103486842 gene encoding uncharacterized protein LOC103486842, producing the protein MNNEVFEAQVLAEKLSKLNNSQQSIESLSKWCISHRKKAKQIVETWDKLFNSSQKEQRVSFLYLANDILQNSRRKGSEFVNEFWKVLPGALKYVYDHGDESGKKAVARLVNIWEERKVFGSRGQSLKDEMLGKNPPPTPLPSSNGKSSNPIKIVKRDAHSVRIKLAVGGVPEKILTAFQSVLDEHLNEDAALNNCSSATHHLNQIEEDLNVSLAQGTQPRSGLLDDLQDQETVIQECIRQLEGVEATRASLVSLLVEALQDQESKLELVRNQLQVARSQIELASNVRKRFTSTTAPGPSATTIDLLTEMTHVTDTKLSSVQQNIISSQPPLVQAMGSFPGPKTSEEENKRAAAAAVAAKLAASTSSAQMLTSVLSSLVAEEAASMNGGLKSSGFSSLFSPEKRQKLEKPMPISDVSSSDGVGASFVAPMQQQMTSMPLAQSANGQPVSQANPSQASFAPPPPPVPPSLSSTPPVNQYAQSGGLMGVLPYNFGAYSLPPPPPLPPHIAMGLSRPTSQPPPQQLQPPQQSQPTSSGFYRPPGIGFYGQGQQSTPPPRP